A stretch of the Dioscorea cayenensis subsp. rotundata cultivar TDr96_F1 chromosome 4, TDr96_F1_v2_PseudoChromosome.rev07_lg8_w22 25.fasta, whole genome shotgun sequence genome encodes the following:
- the LOC120258652 gene encoding pathogenesis-related genes transcriptional activator PTI5-like, whose protein sequence is MAEPGIGGGGAVLGRRRAAEPSEHGVKKRYRGVRRRPWGSMQLRLGTRRGKGARLWLGTFETAEEAAMAYDRAAFRMRGAKAMLNFPPGVVVAGAGLKGRVAGGAGGGGGVK, encoded by the coding sequence ATGGCTGAACCCGGGATTGGTGGAGGTGGTGCCGTGCTGGGTCGGCGACGAGCTGCTGAGCCAAGCGAGCATGGGGTGAAGAAGCGGTACAGAGGAGTGAGGAGACGACCATGGGGAAGTATGCAGCTGAGATTAGGGACTCGGCGAGGCAAGGGGGCGAGGTTGTGGCTAGGGACGTTTGAGACAGCGGAAGAGGCGGCCATGGCGTATGATAGGGCGGCATTTAGGATGCGTGGGGCTAAGGCTATGTTGAACTTCCCGCCTGGAGTTGTGGTCGCCGGTGCCGGACTTAAGGGTAGGGTCGCtggtggtgctggtggtggtggtggtgtgaAGTAG
- the LOC120257834 gene encoding uncharacterized protein LOC120257834, with amino-acid sequence MSSISGPTSSMPEAAKPGFLSPPHPTQQSLPSTSIPTGHALPQHLPVHAYSQPTLPLGHFANMISYPFLPQSYAYMPSAAFQQTYTANTPFHQSPTAISNTGVKYTLPQYKSSVSVTSLPQSAAVASGYGGFGSSANIPGSLMLNPSSASANTTIGFDEALSSQYKEGNLHAPQQTENPAMWAHGAGSRTMSAMPANTFYSFLGQNQLGGYRQGQQPQHYGNMSYPPNYYHSQAGVSQEHHQQNPAEANMNNQQGAPSQQQSHQIWQHSY; translated from the exons ATGTCATCAATCAGTGGTCCTACGAGTTCGATGCCGGAG GCTGCGAAGCCGGGTTTTCTCTCACCACCTCATCCAACTCAACAGTCACTACCGAGCACGAGCATTCCTACCGGCCATGCTCTCCCTCAACACTTGCCAGTCCATGCATATTCTCAACCTACCCTTCCTCTTGGACACTTTGCAAACATGATTAGCTACCCATTTCTGCCTCAGAGCTATGCATATATGCCGTCTGCTGCCTTCCAGCAAACATACACAGCTAATACCCCTTTCCACCAATCTCCGACTGCCATCAGCAACACCGGCGTTAAATACACATTGCCACAGTACAAAAGCAGTGTATCTGTAACCAGCTTACCTCAGTCCGCTGCTGTTGCCTCCGGTTATGGTGGTTTTGGAAGCTCAGCAAACATTCCCGGAAGTCTGATGCTGAATCCTTCTTCAGCATCTGCCAACACAACAATCGGCTTTGACGAGGCTTTGAGCTCTCAATACAAAGAGGGGAACCTTCACGCCCCTCAGCAG ACTGAGAACCCTGCTATGTGGGCGCACGGGGCTGGTTCAAGAACAATGTCAGCTATGCCAGCAAACACATTCTACAGTTTTCTCGGGCAGAATCAACTCGGTGGGTATCGACAAGGCCAGCAGCCCCAACACTACGGAAACATGAGCTACCCTCCGAACTACTACCATTCGCAGGCCGGCGTCTCTCAGGAACATCATCAGCAAAACCCTGCTGAAGCCAACATGAATAACCAGCAAGGTGCGCCGTCTCAGCAGCAATCACACCAGATCTGGCAGCACAGCTACTGA
- the LOC120257872 gene encoding uncharacterized protein LOC120257872, with protein MSDAVDEQSSSSGNRMKKQEVSKFPLSKDSALGCDLWTDGLICAFEFIRGHRLTHKSGTRVMQQRDKQDRNKQTYRSGLSNVSAQTIKGNSLPESTSLIDLNNSTTISDSDEIVHPDENKENHKNVKDLSHSHWIPIGWARISELVQMVQTDASWNSCQIDFTDEEDDITVADVAAPYWERPVGPTWWCHVHPGHSYVEAWLNHAQWLHPAISTALRDESRLISERMKHLLYEVPVRVAGGLLFELLGQSVGDPFRDEDDIPIVLRSWKAQNFLITALHVKGSASNINVLGITEVQELLLAGGSTAPKSVHEVIAHLTSRLARWDDRLFRKYVFGAADEIELKFVNRRSHEDLNLLSIILNQEIKRLATQVIRVKWSLHAREEIVFELIQHLRGNATKVLLEGTKKNTREMLEEQEAVRGRLFTIQDVMQSTVRAWLQDRSLRVTHNLAVFGGCGLVLSIITGLFGINVDGIPGAANTPYAFGLFTAILFFIGIVLICLGMLYLGLRNPITEERVNIRKLELQQLVSTFQHDAETHAKVRQGVSRHNLPPTAADMIAETGYVLIP; from the exons ATGAGTGATGCTGTTGATGAGCAGTCATCTTCCTCAGGTAATAGGATGAAGAAGCAAGAGGTGTCCAAGTTCCCTTTAAGTAAAGATAGTGCTTTAGGGTGTGACCTCTGGACAGATGGGCTCATTTGTgcttttgaatttattagagGCCACAGGTTGACTCATAAATCTGGTACAAGAGTAATGCAGCAAAGAGACAAGCAAGATAGAAACAAGCAAACTTATAGATCTGGACTGAGTAATGTTTCTGCTCAAACCATTAAGGGCAATAGCTTGCCAGAATCCACATCTCTCATTGACTTAAATAACAGTACAACAATCTCAGATTCTGATGAAATTGTTCATCCTGATGAGAACAAAGAAAACCATAAGAATGTTAAGGATCTATCTCATAGCCATTGGATCCCTATTGGATGGGCTAGGATTTCAGAACTTGTTCAGATGGTTCAAACAGATGCTAGCTGGAATTCTTGTCAGATTGATTTCACTGATGAAGAGGATGACATTACTGTAGCTGATGTTGCTGCTCCATACTGGGAGCGCCCAGTTGGTCCAACATGGTGGTGTCATGTACATCCAGGTCATTCCTATGTTGAGGCATGGCTTAATCATGCTCAATGGTTGCATCCTGCCATAAGTACTGCTCTAAGAGATGAAAGTCGGCTTATCAGTGAACGCATGAAGCACCTATTGTATGAG GTTCCAGTCAGGGTTGCTGGAGGCCTTCTGTTTGAACTGTTAGGGCAGTCAGTTGGGGATCCATTTCGTGATGAAGATGACATACCAATTGTGCTTCGCTCTTGGAAAGCTCAAAACTTTTTGATCACTGCGTTGCACGTCAAAGGTTCTGCATCAAACATAAATGTGCTGGGCATCACTGAAGTTCAG GAGCTGCTTCTCGCTGGTGGGAGCACAGCCCCCAAATCAGTTCATGAAGTCATTGCGCATTTAACTAGTCGACTTGCCCGATGGGATGATAG ATTGTTTCGCAAATATGTGTTTGGAGCTGCAGATGAAATCGAATTGAAGTTTGTGAATAG GAGAAGCCACGAAGATTTGAATCTGCTGAGCATAATACTGaatcaagaaatcaaaagaTTAGCAACACAG GTCATCAGAGTTAAATGGTCATTACATGCAAGAGAGGAAATTGTATTTGAACTCATCCAGCACCTGAGGGGAAATGCCACGAAAGTGCTGTTAGAAGGAACTAAGAAGAATACAAGAGAAATGTTGGAGGAGCAGGAAGCAGTCCGTGGCCGGTTATTTACTATCCAAGACGTTATGCAGAGCACTGTCCGTGCATGGTTGCAG GATCGAAGTCTTCGAGTTACCCACAATTTGGCTGTTTTTGGCGGTTGTGGTCTGGTTCTATCGATAATCACTGGTCTCTTTGGTATCAATGTGGATGGAATACCAGGAGCAGCAAATACTCCATATGCATTTGGTTTGTTTACGGCGATTCTTTTCTTCATAGGCATCGTCCTGATTTGTCTCGGCATGCTTTATCTCGGACTAAGAAATCCAATCACCGAAGAGCGGGTTAATATCAGGAAGCTAGAGCTCCAGCAACTAGTTTCTACATTTCAGCATGATGCCGAAACTCATGCAAAAGTTAGACAAGGTGTATCAAGGCATAATTTACCACCAACCGCTGCAGATATGATTGCAGAAACAGGGTATGTTCTCATTCCCTGA
- the LOC120259517 gene encoding probable receptor-like protein kinase At2g42960 isoform X1, which produces MGSGGSLYNFLMKQTSFAGMRVWVVIGICVTTVIVLILILLPVWIVFRRRNCRSFDKVPRSQIPDVSKVITVDRVGGRTLAQSFHDREGPVLSSQHTYSDKESEKALAHLGVSKSSEADTLSQCSSVYHNDRCGSSHSGDESSLGPSKKAYSSYGLVSASPLVGLPEFSHLGWGHWFTLRDLEYATNRFAKENVIGEGGYGVVYRGRLINGTDVAVKKLLNNLGQAEKEFRVEVEAIGHVRHKNLVRLLGYCIEGIHRMLVYEYVNNGNLEQWLHGAMRQHGVLSWDNRIKIILGTAKALAYLHEAIEPKVVHRDIKSSNILIDADFNAKISDFGLAKLLGSGKSHVTTRVMGTFGYVAPEYANTGLLNEKSDVYSFGVLLLEAVTGRDPVDYSRPSNEVNLIEWLKMMVGSRRAEEVVDPSLEVKPAPRILKRVLLIALRCVDPDSDKRPRMGQVVRMLEADDDPFREDRRNRRSRTASIDIESLKENSNSIDLDNKIGISEKNQAQS; this is translated from the exons TCGTTTGCCGGCATGCGAGTGTGGGTTGTAATAGGCATTTGTGTTACCACAGTTATAGTCTTGATCCTGATACTCCTACCTGTTTGGATCGTCTTCCGGAGAAGGAACTGCCGGAGCTTTGACAAGGTCCCTCGATCACAGATTCCTGATGTCTCTAAGGTGATTACCGTAGATAGAGTTGGTGGTCGGACTTTAGCTCAGAGCTTCCATGATCGCGAGGGGCCTGTTCTTAGCTCACAGCACACTTATAGCGATAAGGAGTCGGAGAAGGCTTTGGCACACTTGGGTGTGAGTAAATCAAGCGAGGCAGATACCTTGAGCCAATGTAGTTCAGTTTACCATAATGACCGGTGTGGAAGTTCGCATTCAGGCGATGAAAGTAGCTTAGGGCCTTCTAAGAAAGCTTATTCTTCTTATGGACTTGTTTCGGCGTCTCCTTTAGTTGGCCTACCTGAGTTTTCTCATCTTGGATGGGGACATTGGTTTACTCTCAGAGATCTCGAGTATGCCACTAATCGTTTTGCAAAGGAGAATGTTATCGGTGAGGGTGGATATGGAGTTGTTTATCGTGGTCGTTTGATTAATGGTACCGATGTGGCAGTGAAAAAGCTTCTCAACAATCT GGGTCAGGCAGAGAAAGAATTTAGAGTGGAAGTAGAAGCTATTGGGCATGTTCGACATAAGAATCTGGTGCGACTCTTGGGGTATTGTATAGAAGGAATTCACAG GATGCTTGTCTATGAGTATGTGAACAATGGAAATTTGGAGCAGTGGCTCCATGGTGCAATGCGGCAGCACGGTGTTCTTAGTTGGGACAATCGTatcaaaatcatcctaggaacGGCAAAAGC ACTTGCTTATTTGCATGAAGCCATAGAGCCAAAGGTCGTCCACCGAGACATAAAATCAAGCAATATCTTGATTGATGCTGATTTCAATGCTAAGATTTCCGATTTTGGACTTGCCAAGCTCTTAGGTTCCGGAAAAAGCCATGTCACAACTAGAGTGATGGGAACATTCGG GTATGTAGCACCGGAATATGCAAATACCGGACTTTTGAATGAGAAGAGCGATGTTTACAGCTTTGGAGTGCTCTTGTTGGAAGCTGTGACAGGAAGGGATCCTGTCGATTATTCTCGGCCTTCTAATGAG GTGAATCTTATCGAGTGGCTTAAAATGATGGTAGGGAGTCGGAGAGCCGAAGAGGTAGTAGATCCAAGCCTGGAAGTTAAACCAGCTCCCCGAATTCTTAAACGTGTTCTTCTCATTGCACTGAGATGTGTTGATCCTGACTCTGATAAAAGGCCGAGAATGGGACAGGTGGTTCGAATGCTTGAAGCCGACGATGACCCGTTTCGAGAG GATCGACGAAACCGAAGGAGCCGTACAGCAAGCATTGACATCGAGTCTTTGAAAGAGAACTCAAATTCTATTGATCTTGATAACAAAATAGGAATATCAGAGAAGAATCAAGCACAAAGCTAA
- the LOC120259517 gene encoding probable receptor-like protein kinase At2g42960 isoform X2 has product MGSGGSLYNFLMKQTSFAGMRVWVVIGICVTTVIVLILILLPVWIVFRRRNCRSFDKVPRSQIPDVSKVITVDRVGGRTLAQSFHDREGPVLSSQHTYSDKESEKALAHLGVSKSSEADTLSQCSSVYHNDRCGSSHSGDESSLGPSKKAYSSYGLVSASPLVGLPEFSHLGWGHWFTLRDLEYATNRFAKENVIGEGGYGVVYRGRLINGTDVAVKKLLNNLGQAEKEFRVEVEAIGHVRHKNLVRLLGYCIEGIHRMLVYEYVNNGNLEQWLHGAMRQHGVLSWDNRIKIILGTAKALAYLHEAIEPKVVHRDIKSSNILIDADFNAKISDFGLAKLLGSGKSHVTTRVMGTFGYVAPEYANTGLLNEKSDVYSFGVLLLEAVTGRDPVDYSRPSNEGVGEPKR; this is encoded by the exons TCGTTTGCCGGCATGCGAGTGTGGGTTGTAATAGGCATTTGTGTTACCACAGTTATAGTCTTGATCCTGATACTCCTACCTGTTTGGATCGTCTTCCGGAGAAGGAACTGCCGGAGCTTTGACAAGGTCCCTCGATCACAGATTCCTGATGTCTCTAAGGTGATTACCGTAGATAGAGTTGGTGGTCGGACTTTAGCTCAGAGCTTCCATGATCGCGAGGGGCCTGTTCTTAGCTCACAGCACACTTATAGCGATAAGGAGTCGGAGAAGGCTTTGGCACACTTGGGTGTGAGTAAATCAAGCGAGGCAGATACCTTGAGCCAATGTAGTTCAGTTTACCATAATGACCGGTGTGGAAGTTCGCATTCAGGCGATGAAAGTAGCTTAGGGCCTTCTAAGAAAGCTTATTCTTCTTATGGACTTGTTTCGGCGTCTCCTTTAGTTGGCCTACCTGAGTTTTCTCATCTTGGATGGGGACATTGGTTTACTCTCAGAGATCTCGAGTATGCCACTAATCGTTTTGCAAAGGAGAATGTTATCGGTGAGGGTGGATATGGAGTTGTTTATCGTGGTCGTTTGATTAATGGTACCGATGTGGCAGTGAAAAAGCTTCTCAACAATCT GGGTCAGGCAGAGAAAGAATTTAGAGTGGAAGTAGAAGCTATTGGGCATGTTCGACATAAGAATCTGGTGCGACTCTTGGGGTATTGTATAGAAGGAATTCACAG GATGCTTGTCTATGAGTATGTGAACAATGGAAATTTGGAGCAGTGGCTCCATGGTGCAATGCGGCAGCACGGTGTTCTTAGTTGGGACAATCGTatcaaaatcatcctaggaacGGCAAAAGC ACTTGCTTATTTGCATGAAGCCATAGAGCCAAAGGTCGTCCACCGAGACATAAAATCAAGCAATATCTTGATTGATGCTGATTTCAATGCTAAGATTTCCGATTTTGGACTTGCCAAGCTCTTAGGTTCCGGAAAAAGCCATGTCACAACTAGAGTGATGGGAACATTCGG GTATGTAGCACCGGAATATGCAAATACCGGACTTTTGAATGAGAAGAGCGATGTTTACAGCTTTGGAGTGCTCTTGTTGGAAGCTGTGACAGGAAGGGATCCTGTCGATTATTCTCGGCCTTCTAATGAG GGAGTCGGAGAGCCGAAGAGGTAG